The genomic region TAATTCGTTTTATTTTTAGATAATGAAAATAACAATAGAGAAAAGGCGCCGAGATCGGATAAACAGCAGCATCAACCAGCTGAAGACTTTgctgggaagggaattccaaaccgAAGAACCGAACATGAAACTGGAGAAAGCGGACATCCTGAAAATGACAGTGAATTACCTAAAGTATCACAATCAGCAGCTCAGGGGTAAGCCGACAGACGGGCTGTGCTTCACGTTGGCTAGCTTCCAGGTCGTTCTGCTCAGTCTAACCTGTACTTTAATTTCTTTTGCAGCAGCAAGCTGCCCGACCGGTAACGCAGAGCGTGACTATAACGAAGGATACTCCCGGTGTTTACAGGAGGCGCTGCGTTTTTTCTCTACACAAGAAGGCAGAAGCGACATTCAGAAGAAGCTGGTGACGCGCTTCCAAAGAACACAACAACAGTGTCCGGCCAAGGCTCTACCTTACGGCGTATACCTTCCCTACACGGCTTCTTGTCAAACTGGCACTGAGCAGTCAGCTCAGCTCAACCCTGCGGCTCTCTGGAGACCCTGGTAGAGCTTGAACCAGAAACAGCATGCCTGTAAGACTCTTCCTTGTTTACTGGGCGATAGTGAACCCGCTGTAGGAGAATCGTTCTCCAGTACCAGGCATAACGATTTCGTGATAAGATTGGAAGTGTTGTGAGCTTTTCTTCATATTGAAGAAGGTGTATTTTCCTGATCTAGGGAGCGTGTCGTTTTGTAAATACTGCTCGGTCTATATGGTATTGGCGAATCATCCAGATACTTTATTGCAATCATCTTCGACaaattaattataataaaaagtAGCTTGTGTAGGAGGAATGCTTCTCCACTTTATTTCTGCAGATCCTGGGCCGGGATCATATTGTTCTTCATGGTGAAGAGATGCTGCAAATTTTGGGGTAAATTGTGTGAGGAGTGGCGGGCGGGACTCTGCGCAGATAGTTGTTGTTAGATTACGTATGAATGAAAAGATCAGGATATCTTACTCCTTGATTTCTCTCATCTGACACACATTGCACCCAACCCCCTCCCGACTCTTAGACCCTCTTTTTGTCTCCAGTCAACAACTGTTGGGTAGATAGTCGATGAGGTGGTGGGTTGGGTAGGGATATTCTCTCTCAGTTGCGCTCTTTCCAACTCCTGGTGAAGTGGTGGTTTAGGAAATCACACTCTCTTCCATGTCTTCGATTCACCCAGTCGCGGGTGATTCTCTACCCCGACGCTTTCTTCAGTACCAAGTCTCATCTTTGTTAGAAAGAGACCAGGATCATTTCATTCAGTTGATATGACAATCTACCGACAATTCTGGCTTGATCATCTTAAACAAAATGTCTATCTCTTGACTGCCAATGCCCCATATTAAATTATCTATCTCAACGGAAACTGTACCTATCTGTTTTTTCTCCCTATAGCTATCTCTGGTGTTTCCTAATTGTCTCTCTCTGGTCTCGACTCTTCAATATTTGCAACGCACACGTCAGTTGCGCTACACTGATAAGAGTGGCTTTCACATGTACTAATGACGCCCGTTGTAACTCAGCACTGCTAATATTTGCTGTTGGTGTGTTACCTGACTATCTGTCACTGCTGGGGCATAACTTCCAACAGATCAGTGGTGGGACTGTTACCAGTACTCGGATGTCTCTGGTAATTCACTGGGGACAGCCCGGGCTGATAAACCTGTTCGGCATCTCAGATTTTACCGCTAACTTATTCAATACAAGATCGCTTCTTTACATCCTTGCAATCTGCGTTCCTTTTCATTCTCGCCCTTCCTACATCCGTCTGGCATTTGTTGGGCGACTCTGTAAATGGTTCTaatgtttgttttcctttatgtaaagagagataaatattatttttgaaattttgtcTACAGATATTGTTGGTACTCCGTTAACTTGTACACTGTCAAAATAAATACCCCGATTGAATGTAAACGAACCCTGACTTTGCAGATTTTTTGTACGATATAATTACGTAGACCGTGTCTTTAAAAACTTAACTCTTCTAATctataaaatggaaaaggaataaaGTGAAACCAGGTAAGCTTTAGCAGCTCAACAACTTACAAG from Pristis pectinata isolate sPriPec2 chromosome 17, sPriPec2.1.pri, whole genome shotgun sequence harbors:
- the LOC127579222 gene encoding transcription factor HES-5-like isoform X1, yielding MSSMTPAKTAAVITGEYSEEKFIAKQKSKIMKITIEKRRRDRINSSINQLKTLLGREFQTEEPNMKLEKADILKMTVNYLKYHNQQLRAASCPTGNAERDYNEGYSRCLQEALRFFSTQEGRSDIQKKLVTRFQRTQQQCPAKALPYGVYLPYTASCQTGTEQSAQLNPAALWRPW
- the LOC127579222 gene encoding transcription factor HES-5-like isoform X2, with the protein product MSSMTPAKTAAVITGEYSEEKFIAKQKSKIMKITIEKRRRDRINSSINQLKTLLGREFQTEEPNMKLEKADILKMTVNYLKYHNQQLRASCPTGNAERDYNEGYSRCLQEALRFFSTQEGRSDIQKKLVTRFQRTQQQCPAKALPYGVYLPYTASCQTGTEQSAQLNPAALWRPW